One window of Acropora palmata chromosome 1, jaAcrPala1.3, whole genome shotgun sequence genomic DNA carries:
- the LOC141877858 gene encoding retinoic acid receptor RXR-alpha-B-like isoform X1: protein MSIEEGRNVQIIGSNSHTNGPMSGTDPKMFPPSAVLMTPNGQPLFVPPSLVQRDRGIVASPYLTQASVFYSPHFISAQHLVATQQPAMHQYSSAPSVIQLRTNSALGNDNRGLNAMHNGSSEGHSGSPKAHEKEEGLTLQCSMQESVIVSNPSTRMRKQSYTESDPATPPSTLVIPALSPLTPRTPSTPSTPQQGIPSPGEDDICVICSDKATGHHYGVTSCEGCKGFFKRSVQNKKVYSCRNLTQDCPVDKRHRNRCQFCRLQKCLRAGMLKEAVREDRTPGGKHKNSSFSNNSRIKSEPVAKHARKSSTSSSSSDYVDASPTPKIPLRTCPQFIKELLRHEPQLQNYTLDRCSGCQLEDTGQRTLAHITQQAESQIMRNLEWFKRLPLLHEIKEKDKRILSKSAWVELMLVNLTKQSLPLNDKVRLCPGQDLDFATAQATGIGDIMHRVMQLTAKFKELNLDHAEFVCIKVIVLLNPDVKGLDNQPLIEQLQDKVHASLLEYNNNFHPHEPNRFGNILLRLPELRSIGSKSLERLFVLSLTGQIHASDSLSELLHSTKR from the exons GTTCAAATTCTCACACAAATGGTCCAATGTCAGGAACAGATCCAAAGATGTTTCCTCCTTCGGCAGTCCTGATGACTCCTAATGGGCAGCCTCTTTTTGTTCCGCCGTCATTAGTTCAAAGGGACAGAGGCATTGTCGCCTCACCGTATTTGACCCAAGCAAGTGTCTTTTACTCACCACATTTTATTTCTGCTCAACATTTGGTTGCCACTCAGCAACCGGCTATGCATCAATATTCCTCAGCTCCTTCAGTGATACAGTTACGTACAAACTCTGCTTTAGGAAATGATAACCGGGGTTTGAACGCTATGCACAATGGCTCCTCAGAGGGTCATAGTGGGTCTCCTAAAGCCCATGAAAAGGAAGAAGGTTTAACCCTGCAATGTTCAATGCAGGAATCTGTCATTGTAAGTAATCCATCAACAAGAATGCGCAAACAGAGCTACACAGAATCCGATCCTGCTACTCCTCCAAGCACTTTAGTAATTCCAGCACTTTCTCCATTGACACCAAGGACTCCTTCAACTCCAAGCACACCTCAGCAAGGTATTCCATCACCTGGCGAAGATGACATTTGTGTCATCTGCTCTGATAAGGCCACTGGCCATCATTATGGAGTTACAAGCTGTGAAGGTTGTAAAGGGTTCTTTAAAAGAAGTGTTCAAAATAAGAAAGTTTATTCATGTCGTAACTTGACCCAGGACTGCCCTGTTGATAAGCGTCATAGAAACCGATGTCAGTTCTGTAGATTACAGAAGTGCCTCAGGGCAGGGATGTTGAAAGAAG CTGTGCGTGAGGATCGGACACCAGGAGGCAAGCACAAGAACTCTTCCTTCTCCAATAATTCACGCATCAAATCTGAACCAGTGGCTAAACATGCGCGGAAAAGTTCAACCAGCAGCTCAAGTTCAGACTATGTAGATGCATCTCCAACCCCAAAAATACCATTGAGAACTTGTCCCCAATTTATCAAAGAACTTCTAAGACACGAGCCTCAACTTCAAAATTATACTTTAGACAGATGTTCAGGATGTCAGTTGGAGGACACTGGTCAGAGGACATTAGCTCATATCACGCAACAAGCTGAATCACAAATAATGAGAAATTTAGAGTGGTTCAAGCGTCTGCCATTGCTTCATGAAATTaaggaaaaagataaaagaattttgtcaaaaagtgCATGGGTTGAGCTTATGCTTGTTAATTTAACCAAACAATCTCTACCATTAAATGACAAAGTACGGCTTTGTCCTGGACAGGATTTGGACTTTGCAACAGCACAAGCGACGGGGATTGGAGACATTATGCATCGTGTCATGCAGCTTACAGCAAAATTCaaagaactgaatttagaTCATGCTGAGTTTGTCTGCATTAAAGTAATTGTTCTTTTAAATCCAG aTGTCAAAGGACTTGACAATCAACCTCTTATTGAGCAACTACAGGATAAAGTTCATGCATCTTTACTTGAGTATAACAACAACTTTCATCCTCATGAACCTAATCGCTTTGGAAACATCTTACTAAGGTTGCCAGAATTGAGATCAATTGGAAGTAAGAGTTTGGAGCGACTGTTTGTGTTGAGTCTCACAGGACAAATTCACGCAAGTGATTCACTGTCAGAACTTCTGCACTCAACAAAAAGATGA
- the LOC141877858 gene encoding retinoic acid receptor RXR-alpha-B-like isoform X2: MSGTDPKMFPPSAVLMTPNGQPLFVPPSLVQRDRGIVASPYLTQASVFYSPHFISAQHLVATQQPAMHQYSSAPSVIQLRTNSALGNDNRGLNAMHNGSSEGHSGSPKAHEKEEGLTLQCSMQESVIVSNPSTRMRKQSYTESDPATPPSTLVIPALSPLTPRTPSTPSTPQQGIPSPGEDDICVICSDKATGHHYGVTSCEGCKGFFKRSVQNKKVYSCRNLTQDCPVDKRHRNRCQFCRLQKCLRAGMLKEAVREDRTPGGKHKNSSFSNNSRIKSEPVAKHARKSSTSSSSSDYVDASPTPKIPLRTCPQFIKELLRHEPQLQNYTLDRCSGCQLEDTGQRTLAHITQQAESQIMRNLEWFKRLPLLHEIKEKDKRILSKSAWVELMLVNLTKQSLPLNDKVRLCPGQDLDFATAQATGIGDIMHRVMQLTAKFKELNLDHAEFVCIKVIVLLNPDVKGLDNQPLIEQLQDKVHASLLEYNNNFHPHEPNRFGNILLRLPELRSIGSKSLERLFVLSLTGQIHASDSLSELLHSTKR; this comes from the exons ATGTCAGGAACAGATCCAAAGATGTTTCCTCCTTCGGCAGTCCTGATGACTCCTAATGGGCAGCCTCTTTTTGTTCCGCCGTCATTAGTTCAAAGGGACAGAGGCATTGTCGCCTCACCGTATTTGACCCAAGCAAGTGTCTTTTACTCACCACATTTTATTTCTGCTCAACATTTGGTTGCCACTCAGCAACCGGCTATGCATCAATATTCCTCAGCTCCTTCAGTGATACAGTTACGTACAAACTCTGCTTTAGGAAATGATAACCGGGGTTTGAACGCTATGCACAATGGCTCCTCAGAGGGTCATAGTGGGTCTCCTAAAGCCCATGAAAAGGAAGAAGGTTTAACCCTGCAATGTTCAATGCAGGAATCTGTCATTGTAAGTAATCCATCAACAAGAATGCGCAAACAGAGCTACACAGAATCCGATCCTGCTACTCCTCCAAGCACTTTAGTAATTCCAGCACTTTCTCCATTGACACCAAGGACTCCTTCAACTCCAAGCACACCTCAGCAAGGTATTCCATCACCTGGCGAAGATGACATTTGTGTCATCTGCTCTGATAAGGCCACTGGCCATCATTATGGAGTTACAAGCTGTGAAGGTTGTAAAGGGTTCTTTAAAAGAAGTGTTCAAAATAAGAAAGTTTATTCATGTCGTAACTTGACCCAGGACTGCCCTGTTGATAAGCGTCATAGAAACCGATGTCAGTTCTGTAGATTACAGAAGTGCCTCAGGGCAGGGATGTTGAAAGAAG CTGTGCGTGAGGATCGGACACCAGGAGGCAAGCACAAGAACTCTTCCTTCTCCAATAATTCACGCATCAAATCTGAACCAGTGGCTAAACATGCGCGGAAAAGTTCAACCAGCAGCTCAAGTTCAGACTATGTAGATGCATCTCCAACCCCAAAAATACCATTGAGAACTTGTCCCCAATTTATCAAAGAACTTCTAAGACACGAGCCTCAACTTCAAAATTATACTTTAGACAGATGTTCAGGATGTCAGTTGGAGGACACTGGTCAGAGGACATTAGCTCATATCACGCAACAAGCTGAATCACAAATAATGAGAAATTTAGAGTGGTTCAAGCGTCTGCCATTGCTTCATGAAATTaaggaaaaagataaaagaattttgtcaaaaagtgCATGGGTTGAGCTTATGCTTGTTAATTTAACCAAACAATCTCTACCATTAAATGACAAAGTACGGCTTTGTCCTGGACAGGATTTGGACTTTGCAACAGCACAAGCGACGGGGATTGGAGACATTATGCATCGTGTCATGCAGCTTACAGCAAAATTCaaagaactgaatttagaTCATGCTGAGTTTGTCTGCATTAAAGTAATTGTTCTTTTAAATCCAG aTGTCAAAGGACTTGACAATCAACCTCTTATTGAGCAACTACAGGATAAAGTTCATGCATCTTTACTTGAGTATAACAACAACTTTCATCCTCATGAACCTAATCGCTTTGGAAACATCTTACTAAGGTTGCCAGAATTGAGATCAATTGGAAGTAAGAGTTTGGAGCGACTGTTTGTGTTGAGTCTCACAGGACAAATTCACGCAAGTGATTCACTGTCAGAACTTCTGCACTCAACAAAAAGATGA
- the LOC141877845 gene encoding sarcosine dehydrogenase, mitochondrial-like isoform X2: MWRLSNVWSNSKWIFAARSPISFTRCIRKESPSSQEDVKPEVPYKTLQTDDKRAPDTVPADADVVIIGGGSVGASTLYHLTKLGINNAVLLERAQLTSGTTWHSAGLVWRLRPSDVEVELLAWTRKLAKDVLEQETGLWSGWNENGGMFIANNKERLDEYKRLMTLGKVYGVESYVLGPKESKELYPLLNVDDLYGTLYSPGDGTIDPASWATTVTRAATKNGGKVFENCPVTGIETKVDDLGLKRVCAVHTPSGTIKTNCIVNCAGVWSPHVGSLCGVTVPLVAMHHAYIVTERIEGIQNMPNVRDHDALVYLKLQGDGLSVGGYESNPIFWDEVSNKFAFSLFDLDWDVFSAHIEGACNRVPVIAQTGVKSTVCGPESFTADHKPLLGEAPELRGFYHGCGFNSAGIMLAGGCGRELAHWVVDGRPELDMYGYDIRRFHSSITSDQKWLRERSHESYAKNYSMVFPHDEPLAGRNMRRDPFHKVKDYDYYGEYGVAENKDYKYNELLGQEYTFDFPPHHDIIAKECHGCREKVAVFNMSYFAKYYLTGPDAQKAVDWIFTNNMAKPPGATTYTCMLNKGGGVEADITVSVLENGDGSSVIKPKFEGDGFYLAIGGGIGQHSWCHIENIIHDKHFDVKLEDHSEKMGLLSIQGPNSRELLKCLTSADLSNEAFPFSTHKVINVAGFDCRALRITFVGELGWELHIPNESCVPVYKAIMEAGKSYGIVNGGYRALDSLSAEKGYKHWHQDLRHDDTPFEAGLGFTCKLKTNTPFLGREALVEQKAEGLRKKLVCFTINDHKALLGLEAIWRDDQVVGFIRRGEYSFVLGKSLAYGYVMNPNGMPVTAEFLKSGKYSIESMGQMFPAQLHMKAPFDPKNFRIKGIYENVNERTLNENTAVMN, encoded by the exons ATGTGGCGTCTGTCGAACGTGTGGAGCAACTCGAAGTGGATTTTCGCTGCTCGCTCGCCGATTAGTTTTACGAGATGTATTCGCAAGGAATCGCCGTCCTCTCAAGAAGATGTAAAACCTGAAGTACCCTACAAAACTTTGCAG acaGATGACAAGCGAGCCCCTGATACTGTTCCTGCTGATGCCGATGTGGTGATTATTGGGGGAGGTTCAGTAGGTGCCAGCACCCTGTACCACTTAACCAAACTTGGCATCAACAATGCAGTCTTGTTAGAACGTGCTCAGTTGACTTCTGGAACAACATGGCATAGTGCTGGATTGGTATGGAGACTAAGGCCAAGTGACGTGGAGGTAGAGTTGCTGGCATGGACGCGGAAACTTGCTAAAGATGTTTTGGAACAGGAGACAGGATTGTGGTCTGGGTGGAATGAAAATGGTGGTATGTTTATTGCTAACAACAAGGAAAGATTGGATGAGTACAAGAGATTGATGACG CTTGGTAAAGTCTATGGTGTGGAATCATATGTGCTTGGACCTAAAGAGTCTAAAGAATTGTATCCATTGTTGAATGTTGACGATTTGTATGGCACGCTGTACAGTCCTGGGGATGGAACAATTGATCCAGCTAGCTGGGCCACTACTGTTACAAGAGCAGCGACAAAAAATGGTGGCAAG gtatttgaaaattgtcctGTGACTGGGATTGAAACAAAAGTGGATGACCTGGGTTTAAAAAGAGTTTGTGCTGTGCATACACCCAGTGGTACCATCAAAACCAATTGCATTGTGAATTGCGCTGGAGTTTGGTCACCACATGTGGGGAGCTTATGTGGTGTTACCGTTCCACTTGTGGCAATGCACCATGCGTACATCGTAACAGAAAGAATTGAAGGAATACAAAACATGCCAAATGTACGTGATCATGATGCATTGGTTTATCTGAAACTTCAAGGTGATGGACTCTCTGTTGGTGGCTATGAGAGTAACCCAATATTTTGGGATGAG GTCAGCAACAAGTTTGCATTTTCACTGTTTGATTTGGACTGGGACGTGTTCAGTGCTCACATTGAAGGAGCATGCAACCGAGTTCCTGTTATTGCACAAACAGGTGTCAAATCAACGGTATGTGGGCCTGAATCATTTACAGCCGATCATAAACCACTTCTGGGTGAAGCTCCTGAGCTGCGTGGATTTTATCATGGATGTGGGTTTAATTCGGCAGGCATCATGCTTGCGGGAGGGTGTGGTCGAGAGTTGGCGCATTGGGTTGTGGATGGACGCCCAGAGCTTGACATGTATGGATATGATATAAG acGATTCCATTCATCTATCACTTCTGACCAAAAATGGTTGAGGGAGAGAAGCCATGAATCTTATGCAAAGAACTATTCCATGGTGTTCCCTCATGATGAACCTCTGGCAGGAAGAAACATGCGACGTGATCCTTTTCATAAG GTCAAGGATTATGATTACTATGGGGAATACGGAGTGGCAGAAAACAAAGATTACAAATACAATGAATTGCTTGGCCAGGAGTACACATTTGATTTTCCACCACATCATGATATT ATTGCTAAAGAATGTCATGGTTGTCGTGAGAAGGTGGCAGTTTTTAACATGTCATACTTTGCCAAGTATTACCTGACAGGACCTGATGCTCAGAAAGCAGTGGACTGGATATTTACAAATAACATGGCCAAACCACCAG GAGCAACCACATACACATGCATGCTAAATAAAGGTGGTGGTGTTGAGGCAGATATCACAGTCAGTGTGTTGGAAAATGGAGATGGGTCGAGTGTCATAAAGCCAAAGTTTGAAG GTGATGGATTTTATCTTGCCATTGGTGGAGGCATTGGCCAACACAGTTGGTGTCACATAGAGAATATCATTCATGACAAACACTTTGATGTCAAGCTTGAAGACCACTCTGAAAAGATGGGATTGTTAAGCATACAGGGACCAAATAG tCGTGAACTCCTCAAATGTTTAACCTCAGCGGATCTCAGTAACGAGGCATTCCCATTTTCCACACACAAAGTCATCAATGTTGCTGGTTTTGACTGTCGTGCACTCAGAATCACATTTGTTGGTGAACTTGGTTGGGAGTTGCACATCCCTAATGAATCATGTGTTCCTGTTTACAAGGCTATTATGGAGGCAGGCAAAAGTTATGGTATTGTCAACGGTGGCTACAGAGCCCTGGATTCACTAAGTGCCGAGAAAGGTTATAAACACTGGCATCAAGACTTGAGGCATGATGACACCCCTTTTGAGGCAGGATTGGGATTCACTTGTAAGCTCAAGACAAATACTCCATTCCTTGGACGAGAAGCACTTGTGGAACAGAAAGCCGAAGGTCTCAGGAAGAAATTGGTGTGCTTCACTATCAATGA TCACAAGGCTCTCCTTGGTCTTGAAGCAATATGGCGAGATGATCAAGTTGTTGGCTTTATTCGTCGTGGAGAatacagttttgttttggGAAAGAGCTTGGCTTATGGATATGTTATGAATCCCAATGGTATGCCAGTGACAGCAGAATTCTTGAAGTCAGGAAAGTACAGCATCGAATCAATGGGACAAATGTTTCCAGCACAGTTACACATGAAAGCTCCGTTTGATCCAAAGAATTTTCGAATAAAAGGAATTTACGAGAATGTAAATGAAAGGACACTTAACGAAAACACTGCTGTCATGAATTAA
- the LOC141877845 gene encoding sarcosine dehydrogenase, mitochondrial-like isoform X1: MWRLSNVWSNSKWIFAARSPISFTRCIRKESPSSQEDVKPEVPYKTLQTDDKRAPDTVPADADVVIIGGGSVGASTLYHLTKLGINNAVLLERAQLTSGTTWHSAGLVWRLRPSDVEVELLAWTRKLAKDVLEQETGLWSGWNENGGMFIANNKERLDEYKRLMTLGKVYGVESYVLGPKESKELYPLLNVDDLYGTLYSPGDGTIDPASWATTVTRAATKNGGKVFENCPVTGIETKVDDLGLKRVCAVHTPSGTIKTNCIVNCAGVWSPHVGSLCGVTVPLVAMHHAYIVTERIEGIQNMPNVRDHDALVYLKLQGDGLSVGGYESNPIFWDEVSNKFAFSLFDLDWDVFSAHIEGACNRVPVIAQTGVKSTVCGPESFTADHKPLLGEAPELRGFYHGCGFNSAGIMLAGGCGRELAHWVVDGRPELDMYGYDIRRFHSSITSDQKWLRERSHESYAKNYSMVFPHDEPLAGRNMRRDPFHKVLLEQGCVYQERHGWERPGWFIPDEIAEVKDYDYYGEYGVAENKDYKYNELLGQEYTFDFPPHHDIIAKECHGCREKVAVFNMSYFAKYYLTGPDAQKAVDWIFTNNMAKPPGATTYTCMLNKGGGVEADITVSVLENGDGSSVIKPKFEGDGFYLAIGGGIGQHSWCHIENIIHDKHFDVKLEDHSEKMGLLSIQGPNSRELLKCLTSADLSNEAFPFSTHKVINVAGFDCRALRITFVGELGWELHIPNESCVPVYKAIMEAGKSYGIVNGGYRALDSLSAEKGYKHWHQDLRHDDTPFEAGLGFTCKLKTNTPFLGREALVEQKAEGLRKKLVCFTINDHKALLGLEAIWRDDQVVGFIRRGEYSFVLGKSLAYGYVMNPNGMPVTAEFLKSGKYSIESMGQMFPAQLHMKAPFDPKNFRIKGIYENVNERTLNENTAVMN; encoded by the exons ATGTGGCGTCTGTCGAACGTGTGGAGCAACTCGAAGTGGATTTTCGCTGCTCGCTCGCCGATTAGTTTTACGAGATGTATTCGCAAGGAATCGCCGTCCTCTCAAGAAGATGTAAAACCTGAAGTACCCTACAAAACTTTGCAG acaGATGACAAGCGAGCCCCTGATACTGTTCCTGCTGATGCCGATGTGGTGATTATTGGGGGAGGTTCAGTAGGTGCCAGCACCCTGTACCACTTAACCAAACTTGGCATCAACAATGCAGTCTTGTTAGAACGTGCTCAGTTGACTTCTGGAACAACATGGCATAGTGCTGGATTGGTATGGAGACTAAGGCCAAGTGACGTGGAGGTAGAGTTGCTGGCATGGACGCGGAAACTTGCTAAAGATGTTTTGGAACAGGAGACAGGATTGTGGTCTGGGTGGAATGAAAATGGTGGTATGTTTATTGCTAACAACAAGGAAAGATTGGATGAGTACAAGAGATTGATGACG CTTGGTAAAGTCTATGGTGTGGAATCATATGTGCTTGGACCTAAAGAGTCTAAAGAATTGTATCCATTGTTGAATGTTGACGATTTGTATGGCACGCTGTACAGTCCTGGGGATGGAACAATTGATCCAGCTAGCTGGGCCACTACTGTTACAAGAGCAGCGACAAAAAATGGTGGCAAG gtatttgaaaattgtcctGTGACTGGGATTGAAACAAAAGTGGATGACCTGGGTTTAAAAAGAGTTTGTGCTGTGCATACACCCAGTGGTACCATCAAAACCAATTGCATTGTGAATTGCGCTGGAGTTTGGTCACCACATGTGGGGAGCTTATGTGGTGTTACCGTTCCACTTGTGGCAATGCACCATGCGTACATCGTAACAGAAAGAATTGAAGGAATACAAAACATGCCAAATGTACGTGATCATGATGCATTGGTTTATCTGAAACTTCAAGGTGATGGACTCTCTGTTGGTGGCTATGAGAGTAACCCAATATTTTGGGATGAG GTCAGCAACAAGTTTGCATTTTCACTGTTTGATTTGGACTGGGACGTGTTCAGTGCTCACATTGAAGGAGCATGCAACCGAGTTCCTGTTATTGCACAAACAGGTGTCAAATCAACGGTATGTGGGCCTGAATCATTTACAGCCGATCATAAACCACTTCTGGGTGAAGCTCCTGAGCTGCGTGGATTTTATCATGGATGTGGGTTTAATTCGGCAGGCATCATGCTTGCGGGAGGGTGTGGTCGAGAGTTGGCGCATTGGGTTGTGGATGGACGCCCAGAGCTTGACATGTATGGATATGATATAAG acGATTCCATTCATCTATCACTTCTGACCAAAAATGGTTGAGGGAGAGAAGCCATGAATCTTATGCAAAGAACTATTCCATGGTGTTCCCTCATGATGAACCTCTGGCAGGAAGAAACATGCGACGTGATCCTTTTCATAAG GTTCTCTTGGAGCAAGGATGTGTGTATCAGGAACGTCATGGCTGGGAGAGACCAGGCTGGTTCATTCCTGATGAAATTGCTGAG GTCAAGGATTATGATTACTATGGGGAATACGGAGTGGCAGAAAACAAAGATTACAAATACAATGAATTGCTTGGCCAGGAGTACACATTTGATTTTCCACCACATCATGATATT ATTGCTAAAGAATGTCATGGTTGTCGTGAGAAGGTGGCAGTTTTTAACATGTCATACTTTGCCAAGTATTACCTGACAGGACCTGATGCTCAGAAAGCAGTGGACTGGATATTTACAAATAACATGGCCAAACCACCAG GAGCAACCACATACACATGCATGCTAAATAAAGGTGGTGGTGTTGAGGCAGATATCACAGTCAGTGTGTTGGAAAATGGAGATGGGTCGAGTGTCATAAAGCCAAAGTTTGAAG GTGATGGATTTTATCTTGCCATTGGTGGAGGCATTGGCCAACACAGTTGGTGTCACATAGAGAATATCATTCATGACAAACACTTTGATGTCAAGCTTGAAGACCACTCTGAAAAGATGGGATTGTTAAGCATACAGGGACCAAATAG tCGTGAACTCCTCAAATGTTTAACCTCAGCGGATCTCAGTAACGAGGCATTCCCATTTTCCACACACAAAGTCATCAATGTTGCTGGTTTTGACTGTCGTGCACTCAGAATCACATTTGTTGGTGAACTTGGTTGGGAGTTGCACATCCCTAATGAATCATGTGTTCCTGTTTACAAGGCTATTATGGAGGCAGGCAAAAGTTATGGTATTGTCAACGGTGGCTACAGAGCCCTGGATTCACTAAGTGCCGAGAAAGGTTATAAACACTGGCATCAAGACTTGAGGCATGATGACACCCCTTTTGAGGCAGGATTGGGATTCACTTGTAAGCTCAAGACAAATACTCCATTCCTTGGACGAGAAGCACTTGTGGAACAGAAAGCCGAAGGTCTCAGGAAGAAATTGGTGTGCTTCACTATCAATGA TCACAAGGCTCTCCTTGGTCTTGAAGCAATATGGCGAGATGATCAAGTTGTTGGCTTTATTCGTCGTGGAGAatacagttttgttttggGAAAGAGCTTGGCTTATGGATATGTTATGAATCCCAATGGTATGCCAGTGACAGCAGAATTCTTGAAGTCAGGAAAGTACAGCATCGAATCAATGGGACAAATGTTTCCAGCACAGTTACACATGAAAGCTCCGTTTGATCCAAAGAATTTTCGAATAAAAGGAATTTACGAGAATGTAAATGAAAGGACACTTAACGAAAACACTGCTGTCATGAATTAA